A window of the Streptomyces albireticuli genome harbors these coding sequences:
- a CDS encoding NADH-ubiquinone oxidoreductase-F iron-sulfur binding region domain-containing protein yields MNRAVPTLATVGPPRLLAGLDETAWMDREAHLAAHGPAPALGPHELAGLAEDIGLRGRGGAGFLFARKLRAVADAQRHRGTGAAVVVNGSEGEPGCLKDTALLLYAPHLVLDGAVLAAGALGAHRVAVGVTRPDVERSVNRAIAERDPAGPAGPAVDVTLLPERFVTGESSALVRGIDGGPALPSGRRVRTSDSGLGGLPTLLSNTETFAQLALAARLGAAGYGAAGLPTEPGTVMLTVAGTHAVETPTGVPLPYVLELCGTAPGQGVLIGGYHGGWLPPDAVRAATVSRDSLAAAGGVLGAGAVLPLPETTCPVGETVRVTRWLAAQSAGQCGPCALGLPALAEALADAAAGGGQGALDAARARMSAVERRGACGHPDGSTRFVSSALTVFGEEFAAHALGHGCGRQTLGALPLPADGARAAPGPLGSLPVRGVGAARPPAEHLLVDWTLCRGHGLCADLLPGLLRLGPDGYPERAVMPVPARMRPRALRAVRRCPALALRVEAAG; encoded by the coding sequence GTGAACCGCGCCGTCCCCACCCTCGCCACCGTCGGACCGCCCCGGCTGCTGGCCGGGCTCGACGAGACGGCGTGGATGGACCGCGAGGCCCACCTGGCCGCGCACGGCCCCGCCCCGGCCCTCGGCCCGCACGAACTCGCCGGGCTCGCCGAGGACATCGGCCTGCGCGGGCGGGGCGGCGCCGGATTCCTCTTCGCCCGCAAACTGCGGGCCGTGGCCGACGCCCAGCGGCACCGGGGCACCGGCGCGGCCGTCGTCGTCAACGGCAGCGAGGGCGAGCCCGGCTGCCTCAAGGACACCGCGCTGCTGCTCTACGCGCCGCACCTGGTCCTCGACGGCGCCGTGCTCGCGGCCGGGGCACTCGGCGCGCACCGGGTGGCCGTCGGCGTCACCCGGCCGGACGTCGAACGGTCCGTGAACCGGGCGATCGCCGAACGGGACCCGGCCGGGCCCGCCGGCCCGGCCGTCGACGTCACCCTGCTGCCCGAACGCTTCGTCACCGGCGAGAGCAGCGCGCTCGTCCGCGGCATCGACGGCGGCCCCGCGCTGCCCTCCGGGCGCCGCGTCCGCACCAGCGACAGCGGCCTCGGCGGCCTGCCCACCCTGCTGTCCAACACCGAGACCTTCGCCCAGCTCGCCCTCGCCGCACGGCTCGGCGCGGCCGGCTACGGCGCCGCCGGGCTGCCGACCGAACCCGGCACCGTGATGCTCACCGTGGCCGGCACCCACGCCGTGGAGACGCCGACCGGGGTCCCCCTGCCGTACGTCCTGGAACTCTGCGGCACCGCGCCCGGGCAGGGCGTGCTGATCGGCGGCTACCACGGCGGCTGGCTGCCGCCCGACGCGGTACGCGCCGCCACCGTCTCCCGCGACTCCCTCGCCGCGGCCGGCGGCGTCCTCGGCGCCGGCGCCGTGCTGCCGCTGCCGGAGACCACCTGCCCGGTCGGCGAGACCGTCCGCGTGACCCGCTGGCTGGCCGCGCAGTCGGCGGGCCAGTGCGGCCCCTGCGCCCTCGGCCTGCCGGCGCTCGCCGAGGCCCTCGCCGACGCCGCGGCGGGGGGCGGACAGGGCGCCCTGGACGCCGCGCGCGCCCGGATGTCCGCCGTGGAGCGGCGCGGGGCGTGCGGACACCCCGACGGCAGCACCCGGTTCGTCTCCTCCGCCCTCACGGTCTTCGGCGAGGAGTTCGCCGCCCACGCCCTGGGCCACGGCTGCGGCCGCCAGACCCTCGGCGCGCTGCCGCTGCCCGCCGACGGGGCGCGGGCGGCGCCCGGCCCGCTCGGCTCGCTTCCGGTACGCGGCGTCGGCGCCGCGCGGCCCCCGGCGGAACACCTGCTCGTCGACTGGACCCTGTGCCGGGGCCACGGGCTGTGCGCGGACCTGCTGCCCGGCCTGCTGCGCCTGGGCCCGGACGGCTACCCGGAGCGGGCCGTCATGCCCGTACCCGCGCGGATGCGCCCGCGGGCCCTCCGGGCGGTGCGGCGCTGTCCCGCCCTCGCCCTGCGCGTCGAGGCCGCCGGCTGA
- a CDS encoding SCO0930 family lipoprotein — translation MNKRHVSLASAAITVMLLTAACEGGGGSSATDDYGKAPAGNSSKIDDGYGSGGSSSADPSAPGSEGADAKAGRLAVRDAPGIGSVVADAKGRTLYRFDKDTAGPSASRCDGDCAKAWPPVPADDASATSGIGAALGEVERADGTRQLTLAGWPVYRYVKDTAPGDTKGQGVGGTWNAFAPDGKKAGGKPAGGQDAPKPSAAPSDAPKPADEAEPAAEGVSVGADRTLGKILVDGQGRTLYRFDKDSAWPMKFACDGACLDTWKPAKPVEKSAVRGVPEKLITTVTRPDGTKQLAVDCWPVYWFTGDKKPGDTEGQGKQGLWFAVDDQGKKVTTPAG, via the coding sequence ATGAACAAGCGTCACGTCTCCCTCGCCTCGGCGGCGATCACGGTCATGCTGCTGACGGCGGCCTGCGAGGGCGGGGGCGGCTCGTCCGCGACGGACGACTACGGCAAGGCCCCCGCCGGGAACAGCTCGAAGATCGACGACGGGTACGGCTCGGGCGGGTCCTCGTCGGCGGACCCCTCCGCGCCCGGCTCCGAGGGGGCGGACGCCAAGGCCGGGCGGCTCGCCGTGCGCGACGCCCCCGGCATCGGTTCCGTCGTCGCGGACGCCAAGGGCCGGACCCTCTACCGCTTCGACAAGGACACCGCCGGCCCGTCCGCCTCCCGCTGCGACGGCGACTGCGCCAAGGCGTGGCCGCCGGTGCCCGCCGACGACGCGAGCGCCACCTCCGGCATCGGCGCCGCGCTCGGCGAGGTGGAACGCGCCGACGGCACCCGGCAGCTCACCCTCGCCGGCTGGCCCGTCTACCGCTACGTCAAGGACACCGCCCCCGGCGACACCAAGGGCCAGGGGGTCGGCGGCACCTGGAACGCGTTCGCCCCCGACGGCAAGAAGGCCGGCGGGAAGCCGGCCGGCGGACAGGACGCCCCGAAACCCTCCGCCGCCCCGAGCGACGCCCCGAAACCCGCGGATGAGGCGGAACCGGCCGCCGAGGGCGTCTCCGTCGGCGCCGACCGGACCCTCGGCAAGATCCTCGTCGACGGGCAGGGGCGCACCCTCTACCGCTTCGACAAGGACAGCGCCTGGCCCATGAAGTTCGCCTGCGACGGCGCCTGCCTGGACACCTGGAAGCCGGCGAAGCCGGTCGAGAAGAGCGCGGTGCGCGGCGTACCGGAGAAGCTGATCACCACCGTGACGCGCCCGGACGGGACGAAGCAACTGGCGGTGGACTGCTGGCCGGTCTACTGGTTCACCGGCGACAAGAAGCCCGGGGACACCGAGGGCCAGGGCAAGCAGGGACTCTGGTTCGCCGTGGACGACCAGGGCAAGAAGGTGACCACCCCGGCGGGTTGA
- a CDS encoding isochorismatase family protein: MTVSTPSATLRAVSGLDDRLPRLGASTLIMIDFQNTYRSGVMALDGAEEALAAGARLLARARAAGTPVVHVLHDGGEGSPYDIRAEIGRISDEVAPVEGEAVVVKRFPNSFHDTELVKTLTELGVGAGDDLVLAGFMTHMCVTFTAEGAFNLGYRPTVVAEATATRALAAPDGTVVPAAALKAGALTTVTDLFGTVAPTVDALPA; the protein is encoded by the coding sequence ATGACCGTCTCCACCCCCTCCGCCACGCTCCGCGCCGTCTCCGGCCTGGACGACCGGCTGCCCCGGCTGGGCGCGTCGACGCTGATCATGATCGACTTCCAGAACACCTACCGCTCCGGCGTGATGGCGCTCGACGGCGCCGAGGAGGCCCTGGCCGCCGGCGCCCGGCTGCTGGCGCGGGCCCGGGCCGCGGGGACGCCCGTCGTCCACGTCCTCCACGACGGCGGCGAGGGCTCGCCGTACGACATCCGCGCCGAGATCGGCCGCATCAGCGACGAGGTCGCCCCGGTGGAGGGCGAGGCCGTCGTCGTCAAGCGCTTCCCGAACTCCTTCCACGACACCGAGCTGGTGAAGACGCTGACGGAGCTCGGTGTCGGCGCGGGTGACGACCTCGTCCTGGCCGGCTTCATGACGCACATGTGCGTCACGTTCACCGCCGAGGGCGCCTTCAACCTCGGCTACCGGCCCACGGTCGTCGCCGAGGCCACGGCCACCCGCGCGCTCGCGGCCCCGGACGGCACCGTCGTCCCCGCGGCCGCTCTCAAGGCCGGCGCCCTGACGACCGTCACCGATCTGTTCGGTACGGTCGCGCCGACGGTCGACGCCCTTCCGGCGTGA
- a CDS encoding GlxA family transcriptional regulator, which translates to MPTTHRVVIAVFPDVDLLDVTGPAEVFALAGRETGGRARYDVRLAAPRAGEVRTSAGVRLCADLSFAEVGARVDTLLVPGAVDRGDSGPVARVDPEVVEWVRATAPHARRVASVCVGAHVLAAAGLLDGRTATTHWSTAAQLAADHPAVTVDPDPIFVRADRGRLWTGAGISACLDLSLALVAEDHGEEVALAVARQLVMYLKRQGGQSQFSVPLAGAATSRRDIDELRLWIADHLGEDLSAGALAARMCLSERHFARVFTQETGTSPAAYVEAARVEAARRLLEGTDHPLDRVAATAGLGSVETLHRAFRRQLATTPAAYRRRFRTTTA; encoded by the coding sequence ATGCCCACTACGCACCGTGTCGTCATCGCGGTCTTCCCCGACGTCGACCTCCTCGACGTCACCGGCCCCGCCGAGGTGTTCGCCCTCGCCGGCCGGGAGACCGGAGGCCGCGCCCGCTACGACGTCCGGCTCGCCGCGCCGCGGGCGGGCGAGGTCCGGACGTCCGCGGGGGTGCGGCTGTGCGCCGACCTGTCGTTCGCGGAGGTCGGCGCGCGGGTGGACACCCTCCTGGTGCCGGGCGCGGTCGACCGGGGCGACTCCGGCCCGGTGGCCCGCGTCGACCCGGAGGTCGTGGAGTGGGTACGGGCCACCGCGCCGCACGCCCGGCGGGTGGCGTCGGTGTGCGTGGGCGCCCATGTGCTGGCGGCGGCCGGCCTGCTGGACGGGCGGACGGCGACCACGCACTGGTCGACCGCCGCCCAGCTGGCCGCCGACCACCCCGCCGTCACGGTCGACCCGGACCCGATCTTCGTCCGCGCCGACCGGGGCCGCCTCTGGACCGGGGCGGGGATCAGCGCCTGCCTGGACCTCTCCCTGGCCCTGGTGGCCGAGGACCACGGTGAGGAGGTGGCGCTCGCGGTGGCCCGGCAGCTGGTGATGTACCTCAAGCGGCAGGGCGGGCAGAGCCAGTTCTCCGTGCCGCTGGCCGGCGCCGCCACCTCCCGGCGCGACATCGACGAGCTGCGCCTGTGGATCGCCGACCACCTCGGCGAGGACCTCTCGGCGGGGGCCCTGGCGGCCCGGATGTGCCTGAGCGAACGGCACTTCGCGCGGGTCTTCACCCAGGAGACCGGCACCAGCCCGGCCGCCTACGTCGAAGCCGCCCGGGTCGAGGCGGCGCGCCGCCTGCTGGAGGGCACCGACCACCCGCTCGACCGGGTCGCGGCCACCGCCGGGCTCGGCTCGGTGGAGACCCTGCACCGGGCGTTCCGGCGGCAGCTCGCCACCACGCCCGCCGCGTACCGCCGCCGCTTCCGTACGACGACCGCCTGA
- a CDS encoding alpha/beta fold hydrolase, translating to MELMVSVKGGEVWADDSGGDGPPLVLLHPGIGDSALWDPVVPRFAHRHRVIRYDTRGYGRSPAPTAAYSLVEDLIAVLDRFEVDRAVLVGSSMGGVTAVSLALGHPERVAALVLLCPGVTGYPGLASAALTTEIERLAEAGDVDGLVALAMRTWAAAGTGDDTVAAAQVRAAVPAWFSNYPHQVPDPPSFDRLGELATPCVLALGELDQPEVVRCNEEMAARIPGCRLVRLPGCDHLPMLRAPETVAGLVLEVCDKVR from the coding sequence ATGGAACTCATGGTGTCGGTCAAGGGCGGCGAGGTGTGGGCGGACGACTCCGGAGGAGACGGCCCGCCGCTGGTCCTGCTGCATCCCGGGATCGGTGACTCCGCCCTCTGGGACCCGGTCGTCCCGCGCTTCGCGCACCGGCACCGGGTGATCCGCTACGACACCCGGGGCTACGGGCGGTCCCCGGCGCCCACGGCCGCGTATTCGCTGGTCGAGGACCTGATCGCGGTCCTCGACCGCTTCGAGGTGGACCGGGCCGTGCTGGTGGGCTCCAGCATGGGCGGCGTCACGGCGGTGAGCCTCGCGCTCGGTCACCCGGAACGGGTCGCCGCGCTCGTGCTGCTGTGTCCGGGTGTCACCGGCTACCCGGGGCTCGCCTCGGCCGCGCTGACGACCGAGATCGAGAGGCTGGCCGAGGCGGGGGACGTCGACGGCCTGGTGGCCCTGGCGATGCGCACCTGGGCGGCGGCCGGCACGGGCGACGACACCGTGGCGGCCGCGCAGGTGCGGGCGGCCGTCCCCGCGTGGTTCTCGAACTACCCCCATCAGGTGCCCGATCCGCCCTCCTTCGACCGGCTCGGCGAGCTGGCCACGCCGTGTGTGCTGGCGCTCGGGGAGCTGGACCAGCCCGAGGTCGTCCGGTGCAACGAGGAGATGGCCGCCCGCATCCCGGGCTGCCGGCTGGTGCGGCTGCCCGGCTGCGACCATCTGCCGATGCTGCGCGCCCCGGAGACGGTCGCCGGGCTGGTGCTGGAGGTGTGCGACAAGGTGCGGTGA